A stretch of Homo sapiens chromosome 12, GRCh38.p14 Primary Assembly DNA encodes these proteins:
- the PARPBP gene encoding PCNA-interacting partner isoform X8 produces the protein MDVTDHYEDVRKIYDDFLKNSNMLDLIDVYQKCRALTSNCENYNTVSPSQLLDFLSGKQYAVGDETDLSIPTSPTSKYNRDNEKVATSFIRTIELGGKGYAPPPSDPLRTHVKGLSNFINFIDKLDEILGEIPNPSIAGGQILSVIKMQLIKGQNSRDPFCKAIEEVAQDLDLRIKNIINSQEGVVALSTTDISPARPKSHAINHGTAYCGRDTVKALLVLLDEEAANAPTKNKAELLYDEENTIHHHGTSILTLFRSPTQVNNSIKPLRERICVSMQEKKIKRV, from the exons ATGGACGTGACTGACCATTATGAGGACGTTAGGAAGATTTATGATGATTTCTTGAAGAACAGTAATATGTTAGATCTGATTGATGTTTATCAAAAATGTAGGGCTTTGACTTCTAATTGTGAAAATTATAACACAGTATCTCct AGTCAACTACTGGATTTTCTGTCTGGCAAACAGTATGCAGTAGGTGATGAAACTGATCTTTCTATACCAACATCACCAACAAGTAAATACAACCGTGATAATGAAAAG GTGGCCACGTCTTTTATTAGAACAATAGAGCTTGGAGGGAAAGGATATGCACCACCACCATCAGATCCTTTAAGGACACATGTAAAGGGATTgtctaattttattaatttcattgaCAAATTAGATGAGATTCTTGGAGAAATACCAAACCCAAG CATTGCAGGGGGTCAAATACTGTCAGTGATAAAGATGCAACTGATTAAAGGCCAAAACAGCAGGGATCCTTTTTGCAAAGCAATAGAGGAAGTTGCTCAGGATTTGGATTTGaggattaaaaatattatcaattcTCAAGAAGGTGTTGTAGCTCTTAGCACCACTGACATCAGTCCTGCTCGG CCAAAATCTCATGCCATAAACCATGGTACTGCATACTGTGGCAGAGATACTGTGAAAGCCTTATTAGTTCTTTTGGACGAAGAAGCAGCTAATGCTCCTACCAAAAACAAAGCAGAGCTTTTATATGATGAGGAAAACACAATCCATCATCATGGAACGTCTATTCTTACACTTTTTAG gtcTCCCACACAGGTGAATAATTCGATAAAACCCCTAAGAGAACGCATCTGTGTGTcaatgcaagagaaaaaaattaag
- the PARPBP gene encoding PCNA-interacting partner isoform 46 (isoform 46 is encoded by transcript variant 51), with the protein MDVTDHYEDVRKIYDDFLKNSNMLDLIDVYQKCRALTSNCENYNTVSPSQLLDFLSGKQYAVGDETDLSIPTSPTSKYNRDNEKVQLLARKIIFSYLNLLVNSKNDLAVAYILNIPDRGLGREAFTDLKHAAREKQMSIFLVATSFIRTIELGGKGYAPPPSDPLRTHVKGLSNFINFIDKLDEILGEIPNPRSPTQVNNSIKPLRERICVSMQEKKIKRV; encoded by the exons ATGGACGTGACTGACCATTATGAGGACGTTAGGAAGATTTATGATGATTTCTTGAAGAACAGTAATATGTTAGATCTGATTGATGTTTATCAAAAATGTAGGGCTTTGACTTCTAATTGTGAAAATTATAACACAGTATCTCct AGTCAACTACTGGATTTTCTGTCTGGCAAACAGTATGCAGTAGGTGATGAAACTGATCTTTCTATACCAACATCACCAACAAGTAAATACAACCGTGATAATGAAAAG GTGCAGCTGCTAGCAAGGaaaattatcttttcatatttaaatctGCTAGTGAATTCAAAGAATGACCTGGCTGTGGCTTATATTCTCAATATTCCTGATAGAGGACTAGGAAGAGAAGCCTTCACTGATTTGAAACATGCTGCTCGAGAGAAACAAATGTCTATCTTTTTG GTGGCCACGTCTTTTATTAGAACAATAGAGCTTGGAGGGAAAGGATATGCACCACCACCATCAGATCCTTTAAGGACACATGTAAAGGGATTgtctaattttattaatttcattgaCAAATTAGATGAGATTCTTGGAGAAATACCAAACCCAAG gtcTCCCACACAGGTGAATAATTCGATAAAACCCCTAAGAGAACGCATCTGTGTGTcaatgcaagagaaaaaaattaag
- the PARPBP gene encoding PCNA-interacting partner isoform 56 (isoform 56 is encoded by transcript variant 68), which produces MDVTDHYEDVRKIYDDFLKNSNMLDLIDVYQKCRALTSNCENYNTVSPSQLLDFLSGKQYAVGDETDLSIPTSPTSKYNRDNEKVATSFIRTIELGGKGYAPPPSDPLRTHVKGLSNFINFIDKLDEILGEIPNPRSPTQVNNSIKPLRERICVSMQEKKIKRV; this is translated from the exons ATGGACGTGACTGACCATTATGAGGACGTTAGGAAGATTTATGATGATTTCTTGAAGAACAGTAATATGTTAGATCTGATTGATGTTTATCAAAAATGTAGGGCTTTGACTTCTAATTGTGAAAATTATAACACAGTATCTCct AGTCAACTACTGGATTTTCTGTCTGGCAAACAGTATGCAGTAGGTGATGAAACTGATCTTTCTATACCAACATCACCAACAAGTAAATACAACCGTGATAATGAAAAG GTGGCCACGTCTTTTATTAGAACAATAGAGCTTGGAGGGAAAGGATATGCACCACCACCATCAGATCCTTTAAGGACACATGTAAAGGGATTgtctaattttattaatttcattgaCAAATTAGATGAGATTCTTGGAGAAATACCAAACCCAAG gtcTCCCACACAGGTGAATAATTCGATAAAACCCCTAAGAGAACGCATCTGTGTGTcaatgcaagagaaaaaaattaag
- the PARPBP gene encoding PCNA-interacting partner isoform 47 (isoform 47 is encoded by transcript variant 54) — MDVTDHYEDVRKIYDDFLKNSNMLDLIDVYQKCRALTSNCENYNTVSPVQLLARKIIFSYLNLLVNSKNDLAVAYILNIPDRGLGREAFTDLKHAAREKQMSIFLVATSFIRTIELGGKGYAPPPSDPLRTHVKGLSNFINFIDKLDEILGEIPNPSIAGGQILSVIKMQLIKGQNSRDPFCKAIEEVAQDLDLRIKNIINSQEGVVALSTTDISPARRV; from the exons ATGGACGTGACTGACCATTATGAGGACGTTAGGAAGATTTATGATGATTTCTTGAAGAACAGTAATATGTTAGATCTGATTGATGTTTATCAAAAATGTAGGGCTTTGACTTCTAATTGTGAAAATTATAACACAGTATCTCct GTGCAGCTGCTAGCAAGGaaaattatcttttcatatttaaatctGCTAGTGAATTCAAAGAATGACCTGGCTGTGGCTTATATTCTCAATATTCCTGATAGAGGACTAGGAAGAGAAGCCTTCACTGATTTGAAACATGCTGCTCGAGAGAAACAAATGTCTATCTTTTTG GTGGCCACGTCTTTTATTAGAACAATAGAGCTTGGAGGGAAAGGATATGCACCACCACCATCAGATCCTTTAAGGACACATGTAAAGGGATTgtctaattttattaatttcattgaCAAATTAGATGAGATTCTTGGAGAAATACCAAACCCAAG CATTGCAGGGGGTCAAATACTGTCAGTGATAAAGATGCAACTGATTAAAGGCCAAAACAGCAGGGATCCTTTTTGCAAAGCAATAGAGGAAGTTGCTCAGGATTTGGATTTGaggattaaaaatattatcaattcTCAAGAAGGTGTTGTAGCTCTTAGCACCACTGACATCAGTCCTGCTCGG
- the PARPBP gene encoding PCNA-interacting partner isoform 53 (isoform 53 is encoded by transcript variant 63), which translates to MDVTDHYEDVRKIYDDFLKNSNMLDLIDVYQKCRALTSNCENYNTVSPVQLLARKIIFSYLNLLVNSKNDLAVAYILNIPDRGLGREAFTDLKHAAREKQMSIFLVATSFIRTIELGGKGYAPPPSDPLRTHVKGLSNFINFIDKLDEILGEIPNPRSPTQVNNSIKPLRERICVSMQEKKIKRV; encoded by the exons ATGGACGTGACTGACCATTATGAGGACGTTAGGAAGATTTATGATGATTTCTTGAAGAACAGTAATATGTTAGATCTGATTGATGTTTATCAAAAATGTAGGGCTTTGACTTCTAATTGTGAAAATTATAACACAGTATCTCct GTGCAGCTGCTAGCAAGGaaaattatcttttcatatttaaatctGCTAGTGAATTCAAAGAATGACCTGGCTGTGGCTTATATTCTCAATATTCCTGATAGAGGACTAGGAAGAGAAGCCTTCACTGATTTGAAACATGCTGCTCGAGAGAAACAAATGTCTATCTTTTTG GTGGCCACGTCTTTTATTAGAACAATAGAGCTTGGAGGGAAAGGATATGCACCACCACCATCAGATCCTTTAAGGACACATGTAAAGGGATTgtctaattttattaatttcattgaCAAATTAGATGAGATTCTTGGAGAAATACCAAACCCAAG gtcTCCCACACAGGTGAATAATTCGATAAAACCCCTAAGAGAACGCATCTGTGTGTcaatgcaagagaaaaaaattaag
- the PARPBP gene encoding PCNA-interacting partner isoform 36 (isoform 36 is encoded by transcript variant 41), which yields MDVTDHYEDVRKIYDDFLKNSNMLDLIDVYQKCRALTSNCENYNTVSPSQLLDFLSGKQYAVGDETDLSIPTSPTSKYNRDNEKVQLLARKIIFSYLNLLVNSKNDLAVAYILNIPDRGLGREAFTDLKHAAREKQMSIFLVATSFIRTIELGGKGYAPPPSDPLRTHVKGLSNFINFIDKLDEILGEIPNPSIAGGQILSVIKMQLIKGQNSRDPFCKAIEEVAQDLDLRIKNIINSQEGVVALSTTDISPARPKSHAINHGTAYCGRDTVKALLVLLDEEAANAPTKNKAELLYDEENTIHHHGTSILTLFRSPTQVNNSIKPLRERICVSMQEKKIKRV from the exons ATGGACGTGACTGACCATTATGAGGACGTTAGGAAGATTTATGATGATTTCTTGAAGAACAGTAATATGTTAGATCTGATTGATGTTTATCAAAAATGTAGGGCTTTGACTTCTAATTGTGAAAATTATAACACAGTATCTCct AGTCAACTACTGGATTTTCTGTCTGGCAAACAGTATGCAGTAGGTGATGAAACTGATCTTTCTATACCAACATCACCAACAAGTAAATACAACCGTGATAATGAAAAG GTGCAGCTGCTAGCAAGGaaaattatcttttcatatttaaatctGCTAGTGAATTCAAAGAATGACCTGGCTGTGGCTTATATTCTCAATATTCCTGATAGAGGACTAGGAAGAGAAGCCTTCACTGATTTGAAACATGCTGCTCGAGAGAAACAAATGTCTATCTTTTTG GTGGCCACGTCTTTTATTAGAACAATAGAGCTTGGAGGGAAAGGATATGCACCACCACCATCAGATCCTTTAAGGACACATGTAAAGGGATTgtctaattttattaatttcattgaCAAATTAGATGAGATTCTTGGAGAAATACCAAACCCAAG CATTGCAGGGGGTCAAATACTGTCAGTGATAAAGATGCAACTGATTAAAGGCCAAAACAGCAGGGATCCTTTTTGCAAAGCAATAGAGGAAGTTGCTCAGGATTTGGATTTGaggattaaaaatattatcaattcTCAAGAAGGTGTTGTAGCTCTTAGCACCACTGACATCAGTCCTGCTCGG CCAAAATCTCATGCCATAAACCATGGTACTGCATACTGTGGCAGAGATACTGTGAAAGCCTTATTAGTTCTTTTGGACGAAGAAGCAGCTAATGCTCCTACCAAAAACAAAGCAGAGCTTTTATATGATGAGGAAAACACAATCCATCATCATGGAACGTCTATTCTTACACTTTTTAG gtcTCCCACACAGGTGAATAATTCGATAAAACCCCTAAGAGAACGCATCTGTGTGTcaatgcaagagaaaaaaattaag
- the PARPBP gene encoding PCNA-interacting partner isoform 4 (isoform 4 is encoded by transcript variant 5), which produces MDVTDHYEDVRKIYDDFLKNSNMLDLIDVYQKCRALTSNCENYNTVSPSQLLDFLSGKQYAVGDETDLSIPTSPTSKYNRDNEKVQLLARKIIFSYLNLLVNSKNDLAVAYILNIPDRGLGREAFTDLKHAAREKQMSIFLVWLCDMFKIKTPCTVDPCILICL; this is translated from the exons ATGGACGTGACTGACCATTATGAGGACGTTAGGAAGATTTATGATGATTTCTTGAAGAACAGTAATATGTTAGATCTGATTGATGTTTATCAAAAATGTAGGGCTTTGACTTCTAATTGTGAAAATTATAACACAGTATCTCct AGTCAACTACTGGATTTTCTGTCTGGCAAACAGTATGCAGTAGGTGATGAAACTGATCTTTCTATACCAACATCACCAACAAGTAAATACAACCGTGATAATGAAAAG GTGCAGCTGCTAGCAAGGaaaattatcttttcatatttaaatctGCTAGTGAATTCAAAGAATGACCTGGCTGTGGCTTATATTCTCAATATTCCTGATAGAGGACTAGGAAGAGAAGCCTTCACTGATTTGAAACATGCTGCTCGAGAGAAACAAATGTCTATCTTTTTGGTATGGTTGTGTGACATGTTCAAAATTAAGACTCCTTGCACAGTGGATCCATGTATCCTAATATGCTTGTAA